The Arthrobacter sp. OAP107 DNA segment GAATCTAGTGCCCGGCCCCGATTTCCGGGAAGATGCGTCCCGGCGTGGCCGCGCCGGACCCGTTGCCCAGGGCTGATCAGTCCGGAAAAACATGCCGTTTTGGGGATGCGGGCCTTGCTCCGGTACCCTATTCAGGTTGGTGACGTGTCCGAGCGGCCGAAGGTGCAACACTCGAAATGTTGTTTGGTGTAAAAGCCAACGTGGGTTCAAATCCCACCGTCACCGCCACATAGCGAAGACCCCGGTTCCCTCTAAAGAGAGGGAACCGGGGTCTTTTGCTTTGCCTCGCCACGGTTCTTTTCCGCACTATGGAACTACGCTTCCATTTGTTTACGCCGCCGCCGCTGTTGCGTAGCACGGCTGAAACAAGCCGCACCTAGCGTCATCAGTGACCTCGGCCATCATTCCTCCCTGGCCTCACACAGTTAGGCGCCACATGAAGATCCCGTCACCCGTATCCCCAGCTGCACACCCCGCTCCGAACAGGCCGCTCCACAAGTCCTTGTTCATGCAAATCCTGGTTGCCGTCGTGCTTGGAATTGCCATCGGCTACTTCTGGCCCAGCGCGGGCTCCGCCCTGCGGCCGCTCGGTGACGGTTTTATTCAACTCATCAAGATGATCATCGCTCCGCTCATCTTCCTGGTGATCGTCACGGGGATATCGGCTGTAGGCGATGTGAAGTCAGTCGGCCGGGTGGGCGTCAAAGCGCTGGTGTACTTCACTGCGGCCACACTCTTCGCGTTGGCGTTCGGGCTGGTTGTGGCCAATGTTGTTCAGCCGGGCGCCGGCCTGAACATCGACCCTGCCAGCCTCTCCCAGGACGCCCTGAGCGCGAAGACCGCAACCGCACCACCCAAGGACGCGGGACAATTCCTTCTGGGAATCATTCCCACGAGCGTCGTTGGAGCTTTTGCGTCCAACACCTTGCTTCAGGTGTTGTGCTTCTCCGTGTTCTTCGGGGCAGCCATCGTGGTCGTCGGCCGGGACAAGTGCAAACCCGTCCTCGACCTGATGGAGACCACCCTCGAACTGTTCTTCAAGATCATGACTTGGGTGATGCGGGTTGCCCCGGTTGGTGCCTTCGGGGCGATGGCCTTCATCATCGGCCAGTACGGGCTCAGCTCCCTGAGCACTTACGCCCTCCTGATTGCCGCCTGCTACGGGTCCGCGCTTGTTTTCATCGGCTTCCTGTTCATCGTGGCGTGGGCCTACCCGCGGGTCCCGTTGTGGCAGTTCATCAAGTACTCACGCGAAGAGTTCCTTCTTGCGCTCGGGACTGCCTCCACGGAATCAGTGCTTCCGCGCATCATGGCCAAGCTGACAAATGCGGGCTGCTCCCGCGCGACCACGGGACTGGTGGTGCCAACGGGCTATTCCTTCAACCTCGACGGTGCAGCGCTGTACTTGTCCATTTCACTTCTGTTCCTCGCCCAGGCATTCGGACACAGCCTTGACCTGGGGCAGCAACTGGCAGCCTTAGGCATTCTTATGCTGACCTCCAAGGGCATGGCCGGCGTTCCCGGCTCTGCCTTCCTGGCCCTCTCGGCAACGGCCGGGGCGCTCGGCATCTTCCCCGTTGCGGGCGTCGCGCTGCTGCTGGGCGCTGACCGGCTTATGGACTCGATGCGTGTGGCGGTCAACCTGCTGGGCAACTGCGTTGCGACGTTCGTGGTGTCGAAATGGGAAGGCCAGTTCGATCGCGACGCTATGCTCGCCGCATTCAACGGTGGGGCCGGCGTGACTGAACCGCCCCACGGATACCCCGCCGGAGCGGAGCAGCAGGAACCACAAACCGAAAAAGCGGGCATCCCTGCTGTTCGATGAGCGAAAAGGGTAGCGGGATACTACCGCCGCCGGGTTGGAAAAAGTGGTGCCGATTTGAGACCTAAGCAAGCTTTCCATTAGTTTTGACAGGGTCGCTCCGTGTTCCCCCATATGCGGAGCGGTTGCCTAGAAGAGCCCCGCTGCACTCCAGTGCAGCGGGGCTCTTCGCCGTAGGAGCCAACAACCGGCGCCGTTACTCCGTATTGGTGCCGGAGCCAGACTTCTGTTCCCGGTCGAGGAGGTTCTTCTTGATCTCGTCCAGTTTCTCCTTGATGACCCGCTCGGCGTCCGAGATGGTCTTCCCCGCGGTGCTCAGCGGATCCAACTGCACATACACCTCGTGCGCCACGGGCAGGTCGTACTCGTCCTTCAGGTGCGTTCCGCCGCCGACGCCATCCAGGGTCAGGTACACCTGGGCGTCTGTCCGGGCGATTCCGGCGATCCGGCCGAACACCACGGTGAAATCGTTCGGCTGAAAGCTCACCGTCTGGCCGACGTGGCTGCGGTCAAGGTCCCCCGCCGTCACGGCCTTCTCATACTGGCTTCCGCTGTAGTTCATCGCTACTCCTCAAGTTGGGGGTGGTGACTTACGCCTGCAGTCTATGGCGGACGGGCGGCACGCGCTTGAATGGTTGCAGATCTTTTCGCCGGCGGGAGCGGGCAGGAGCGCCAGGAGGCACACATGAACGCCAAGGGCACCAGGAGCACGGACTACACCTTCTTCACGGTCTGGCGGGTGGCCGGGACCGCGGACGACGTCGCGCAGATCCTGGCCGACCCCGTCGGGCTGGCCCGGTGGTGGCCCTCCGTATACCTGCGCGTGGACCTCATCCATCCAGGCAAGGCCAACGGTGTTGGGCGCATGGCCAGGCTTCACACCAAGGGCTGGCTCCCCTACACC contains these protein-coding regions:
- a CDS encoding cation:dicarboxylase symporter family transporter, with translation MKIPSPVSPAAHPAPNRPLHKSLFMQILVAVVLGIAIGYFWPSAGSALRPLGDGFIQLIKMIIAPLIFLVIVTGISAVGDVKSVGRVGVKALVYFTAATLFALAFGLVVANVVQPGAGLNIDPASLSQDALSAKTATAPPKDAGQFLLGIIPTSVVGAFASNTLLQVLCFSVFFGAAIVVVGRDKCKPVLDLMETTLELFFKIMTWVMRVAPVGAFGAMAFIIGQYGLSSLSTYALLIAACYGSALVFIGFLFIVAWAYPRVPLWQFIKYSREEFLLALGTASTESVLPRIMAKLTNAGCSRATTGLVVPTGYSFNLDGAALYLSISLLFLAQAFGHSLDLGQQLAALGILMLTSKGMAGVPGSAFLALSATAGALGIFPVAGVALLLGADRLMDSMRVAVNLLGNCVATFVVSKWEGQFDRDAMLAAFNGGAGVTEPPHGYPAGAEQQEPQTEKAGIPAVR